The following coding sequences lie in one Monomorium pharaonis isolate MP-MQ-018 chromosome 1, ASM1337386v2, whole genome shotgun sequence genomic window:
- the LOC105829156 gene encoding MAGUK p55 subfamily member 7 isoform X6: MTAAIVMENVNWDPALSKLLNSLQENKSEIPSCTEEEFGFLSELLQSKELNALVNVHNKILSNIKNDKFFPVLSNSMDIDAEILDMLATKTHISPECKELFHLLQKPHIQGLLCAHDAVAQKDYHPRLPEIPLEVDEDEETVKIVQLVKSNEPLGEAGVEPIVGATIKTCEETGKIVIARIMHGGAADRSGLIHVGDEVCEVNGISVEGKTPSFVLHILQNSEGTITFKIVPADSKSGVRESKVRVKAHFSYVAADDPYIPCREAGLDFVKGDVLHIVSQDDAYWWQARREGDRNMRAGLIPSRALQERRILLERKEKEKTDEDNIKNDDFDREEVPTYEEVAKLYPRPGLYRPVVLIGPPGVGRNELKRRLMETEPGKYSTPIPYTSRPPRPGEVNGKEYHFVSRKNMEEDIESGKFIEHGEYKGNLYGTTSESVSSLVDAGYVCLLSPHYQALKMLRTPQLRPYVIYVKPPTFEVLKETRNKARAMSTFDENNSRGFTDEEFEEILHSAERIEFLYSHIFDEVIVNADLSMALEQLINAIHRVMSEPLWVPASWVQ; this comes from the exons ATGACCGCGGCGATCGTCATGGAAAACGTTAACTGGGACCCCG CGTTGTCCAAGTTGCTGAACTCGCTGCAGGAGAACAAGTCGGAAATACCCAGCTGCACAGAGGAGGAATTTGGATTTCTCAGCGAGCTGCTGCAGTCCAAAGAACTGAATGCCCTGGTGAACGTTCACAACAAGATCCTAAGCAATATCAAGAATGACAAATTCTTTCCCGTGCTCTCGAACTCGATGGACATTGATGCCGAGATCCTTGATATGCTGGCAACCAAAACGCACATCTCGCCCGAATGCAAGGAGCTATTTCACCTGCTGCAGAAACCGCACATCCAG GGTCTCCTCTGCGCCCACGATGCGGTGGCGCAAAAGGACTATCATCCAAGGCTACCAGAAATCCCATTGGAGGTGGACGAGGATGAGGAAACGGTGAAGATCGTCCAGCTGGTGAAGTCGAACGAGCCCCTG GGCGAGGCCGGCGTTGAACCGATCGTG GGGGCGACCATAAAGACCTGCGAGGAGACCGGCAAGATCGTGATCGCGCGGATAATGCACGGCGGCGCGGCTGACCGGTCCGGTCTCATCCACGTCGGCGACGAGGTCTGCGAGGTCAACGGTATCAGCGTCGAGGGGAAGACACCCAGTTTTGTTCTGCACATTTTG CAAAATTCTGAAGGGACAATCACTTTTAAAATAGTGCCCGCGGACAGCAAAAGTGGTGTCCGAGAGAGCAag gTTCGCGTGAAAGCACACTTTTCGTATGTAGCGGCCGATGATCCTTACATTCCCTGTAGGGAAGCCGGATTAGATTTTGTTAAGGGTGACGTCTTGCATATTGTCAGTCAAGATGACGCCTATTG gtGGCAAGCCAGGCGAGAAGGTGATCGAAATATGAGGGCAGGTTTGATTCCTAGCAGAGCTCTGCAAGAACGCAGGATTCTCCtcgaaaggaaagaaaaggagaagaCAGACGAAGACAATATAA AGAACGACGACTTCGATCGGGAAGAGGTACCGACCTACGAAGAGGTCGCAAAACTCTACCCCAGGCCGGGCCTGTACCGGCCGGTGGTTCTCATCGGGCCACCGGGTGTCGGCAGGAACGAGCTGAAGAGGCGGCTCATGGAGACTGAACCTGGAAAGTATAGCACTCCTATCCCCT ATACGTCTAGGCCACCGCGACCAGGCGAAGTAAACGGCAAGGAGTACCACTTTGTTTCTCGAAAGAATATGGAGGAGGATATCGAGAGTGGAAAGTTTATCGAGCATGGCGAGTACAAGGGAAATTTATACGGCACCACTTCCGAAAGTGTCAGCTCGCTTGTCGATGCCGGATACGTGTGCCTCCTGAGTCCTCACTATCAAGCTCTCAAGATGCTAAGGACACCGCAACTGAGGCCATACGTCATATATGTGAAACCGCCGACGTTTGAGGTGTTGAAGGAGACCAGAAACAAGGCTCGAGCGATGTCGACTTTTGACGAGAACAATTCTCGAGGCTTCACG GATGAGGAATTTGAGGAGATCCTGCACAGCGCGGAAAGGATAGAGTTCTTATATTCTCATATTTTCGACGAAGTGATTGTGAACGCTGATCTTTCCATGGCATTGGAGCAACTAATTAATGCGATTCATCGAGTGATGTCCGAGCCGCTTTGGGTACCAGCCTCGTGGGTTCAGTAA